A window from Mesorhizobium sp. WSM2240 encodes these proteins:
- a CDS encoding response regulator, with product MANPTLRIAVVDDDASIRRALARLLAALDFEAATFATGAEFLDSLSDRVPDCLMLDLHMPSMTGLEVQEALTEAGIELPIIIITGHDEPKAIRQSLEAGAAVCLSKPLDDELLLETINTAVYSTPRSSK from the coding sequence ATGGCAAACCCCACTTTGCGCATAGCCGTCGTCGACGACGACGCCTCCATCCGAAGGGCGCTCGCGCGTCTGCTGGCCGCACTCGACTTCGAAGCCGCCACGTTTGCCACCGGAGCCGAGTTCCTCGACTCGCTGTCGGATAGGGTCCCGGATTGCCTGATGCTCGACCTGCATATGCCTAGCATGACGGGTCTCGAAGTTCAGGAGGCGCTTACTGAAGCGGGAATCGAGCTGCCAATCATCATTATTACGGGGCACGACGAGCCGAAGGCGATCAGGCAGTCGCTGGAAGCGGGGGCAGCAGTCTGTCTGTCGAAGCCGCTCGACGACGAGCTCCTGCTCGAGACCATCAACACCGCGGTTTACAGCACACCGAGATCATCAAAATAG
- a CDS encoding mechanosensitive ion channel family protein, translating into MNRPATTSGLRSWFLLAVLSFIGLVAICNPSAAQTTHPSAEVAPPEKAQQLIELLDDPEVRAWLAGEALPSDPPAAVQIAGWEQRIRNHIGAMRNAVSHIPGEIAEAAQIVRVEINNRGFATIFVLFAAVLALGFGAEWLFRRAINGAHLAGRGQAATTGLSPESSRVDKSLSELAPLAVFSLVSAGVFLAFEWPDVLRLVILTYLVAFIIVRLVMAMSRILLAPDGEHVLTGPAKPRRLIQASDAEANFWYRRVAIFASYLMAGWATVSLLPTLGFSPDGRRLVAYLLGIGLLALAVEMVWRRPGRAARQRTSAKEWLLTIYLVILWGLWAAGLNGVLWLGIYALLLPTALTIAGQAAEAFAGRPDEAISANSVRTVIIVRGARALVILLAVLWLGMIWRLNPGAIAEGNTVLTEILRGLLQGVIILLVADLVWQLAKAYIGRKLETATVDGSVSPAEAARRGRLRTLLPIFRNMLGVFIAAVAILMVLSGLGVQIAPLIAGAGIFGVAIGFGSQTLVKDVISGVFYMLDDAFRVGEYIQSGSYKGTVESFSLRSVKLRHHRGPVFTVPFGSLGAVQNMSRDWVIDKFMIRVPFDTDIQQVKKLVKGIGAELKADPELAPEILETVKMKGVEEIGDFGIQLSFAFMAKPGHQSVVRRRAYTMIRQAFIENGIEFAQPTVQVGGDEKQAAAAATTTAMMRKKAAEGGAGRKDVA; encoded by the coding sequence GTGAACAGGCCTGCAACAACGTCCGGTTTGAGATCGTGGTTTCTCCTAGCGGTGCTGTCCTTCATCGGTCTTGTCGCCATTTGCAATCCCTCAGCCGCGCAGACCACCCACCCGTCGGCGGAAGTGGCGCCGCCCGAGAAAGCGCAACAGCTCATCGAATTGCTCGACGATCCCGAGGTTCGGGCGTGGCTGGCGGGGGAAGCGCTGCCGTCCGACCCACCAGCGGCGGTGCAGATCGCCGGCTGGGAGCAAAGAATCCGCAATCATATCGGTGCTATGCGCAACGCGGTTTCGCACATTCCTGGCGAGATTGCGGAAGCCGCCCAGATTGTGAGAGTCGAAATCAACAATCGGGGATTTGCCACGATATTTGTTCTGTTTGCCGCCGTGCTGGCTCTCGGTTTCGGCGCGGAATGGCTGTTCAGGCGGGCGATAAACGGAGCGCATCTGGCCGGCCGCGGACAGGCAGCCACTACGGGCTTGTCACCTGAAAGCAGCCGTGTCGACAAATCCCTTTCGGAGTTGGCCCCGCTCGCAGTGTTCTCCCTCGTCAGCGCCGGGGTCTTCCTGGCGTTCGAATGGCCCGACGTGCTGCGGCTGGTCATCCTGACCTATCTGGTTGCCTTCATCATCGTACGACTGGTGATGGCCATGAGCAGGATTTTGCTAGCCCCAGATGGTGAGCATGTTTTAACAGGACCGGCAAAGCCGCGTCGGCTCATTCAGGCGAGCGACGCGGAAGCCAATTTCTGGTACCGGCGAGTGGCGATCTTCGCCAGCTATCTGATGGCCGGCTGGGCGACGGTCAGCCTGCTTCCGACGCTGGGGTTTTCGCCGGACGGAAGGCGCTTGGTCGCCTATCTGCTGGGTATCGGGCTTCTGGCCCTCGCCGTCGAGATGGTCTGGCGCCGCCCAGGCCGCGCGGCTAGGCAGCGCACAAGCGCAAAGGAATGGCTTCTTACCATTTACTTGGTCATTCTCTGGGGGCTCTGGGCCGCCGGCCTCAACGGTGTCTTGTGGCTCGGAATCTACGCCCTGCTGCTGCCAACAGCCTTGACGATAGCCGGTCAAGCGGCAGAGGCGTTCGCTGGGCGGCCAGACGAAGCCATCTCGGCGAATTCTGTTCGGACCGTGATTATCGTCCGCGGTGCGCGTGCGCTGGTCATCCTGCTTGCGGTGCTGTGGCTTGGTATGATCTGGCGCCTGAACCCGGGCGCAATAGCGGAAGGAAACACGGTCTTGACCGAGATACTGCGCGGCCTGCTGCAGGGTGTGATCATCCTGCTCGTCGCCGATCTCGTCTGGCAACTGGCGAAAGCCTATATCGGCCGGAAGCTCGAAACGGCGACCGTGGATGGCTCAGTCAGCCCGGCTGAGGCGGCGCGCCGGGGCCGCTTGCGGACATTGCTGCCGATTTTCCGCAACATGCTCGGCGTCTTTATCGCGGCAGTGGCGATCCTCATGGTCCTTTCGGGATTGGGCGTGCAGATAGCTCCGCTGATCGCCGGCGCCGGCATATTCGGCGTGGCGATCGGCTTTGGCTCGCAGACCCTGGTCAAGGACGTGATCAGCGGCGTGTTCTACATGCTGGACGATGCGTTCCGCGTGGGCGAATACATCCAGAGCGGCAGCTACAAGGGAACCGTCGAATCGTTCAGCCTGCGCTCGGTCAAGCTGCGCCATCATCGCGGTCCGGTGTTCACTGTGCCGTTCGGCTCCTTGGGCGCGGTGCAGAACATGAGCCGGGACTGGGTGATCGACAAGTTCATGATCCGCGTGCCGTTCGATACCGATATCCAGCAGGTCAAGAAGTTGGTGAAAGGCATCGGCGCGGAACTGAAAGCCGACCCGGAACTGGCCCCGGAAATACTGGAAACCGTGAAGATGAAGGGTGTCGAGGAGATCGGCGATTTCGGCATCCAGCTGAGCTTCGCCTTCATGGCCAAGCCCGGGCACCAGTCGGTGGTGCGGCGTCGCGCTTACACGATGATCCGGCAGGCGTTCATAGAGAATGGTATCGAGTTCGCCCAGCCCACGGTTCAGGTGGGAGGTGACGAGAAGCAGGCGGCCGCTGCCGCCACCACGACCGCGATGATGCGCAAGAAGGCTGCCGAAGGCGGTGCAGGCCGAAAGGACGTAGCGTAA